One Candidatus Atribacteria bacterium genomic window, CAGAGGCAGTTCTTCTCTTTCGTCCCAATATTGAGGATGGGCAATTTGAATGTTTCCGGTTTCAAAATTCTTTATATTACTAAAGGACATCTCTTCCATGCCGTTCATGATGGAATCCATAAACAGATAACCAAAAAATGCAAAGGCAATTACAAAAATTGTAATCACATTTCTCCTTTTCTGACGGGTTAAATTTTTTAGACCAAGTTTAAGACTAAACACCTTTTACTCCCTCCTTTCATCATCAGAGATCATGCCATCCTTAAGATTAATATATCTACGAGCATATTCCATGACCATCGGATCGTGGGTAGAAAAAATAAAAGTAGTACCTAATTCTTTATTCATCTTCACCATAATTTTAACCACATCTGCAGCATTTTTTGAATCTAAATTAGCTGTCGGTTCATCTGCTAAAACGAGCTTGGGTTCTTTTACTAAGGCACGCGCGATAGCTACTCTCTGCTTCTCTCCGCCTGAAAGCTCGTTAGGTCTTCGATTTTCCAATCCCTTCAGCCCAACTTCTTCTAATATTTTTAATACTCTTTCTTTTATTTTCAATTCTGAAGTATGGTCAATTAGTCGGATAGCAAACTCTACATTTTCGTAGGCAGTTAATACCGGAATCAAATTGTAACTTTGGAAGACAAATCCGATATTAAATCTTCTGGTCATAGCCAGAGCTTTCCTGGAAAGATCGCTTACCTTATTTCCGTTTAAACGAATTTCCCCCTCTGTAGGTGTGTCCAGGCAACCTATCATGTTGAGAAGTGTGGTTTTCCCTGAACCGGAAGGTCCAAAAATTGTAGAAAATTCACCTTCTTCCACTATTAAGTCCACTCCTCGCAAAGCAGGTACTTTTATTTTTCCCTGTTGATAAATTTTTTTAACTTTTTTTAGTTCGAGTAAAGCCATTTAATTGTCCTCCTTTATTAAATTCGAATAGATTAAAGATGCTTTTTAGATTTTTATTGCTCGTCTAATTAATTTATCTTCATTCTTTTTAATTATTTTACGCTTTATTTCAATTATTTTCACCTAACGATGATAAATTGCTTTTACCGGGTCTTTATGTGCTGCCCAATAGGCAGGAACTATACTGGAAAATAAAGCAAGAATTATTCCAAAAAAGAAGATGAAAATAAAAGAAGAAAAATTCCAGACCCCATAAATTTTATCTAAAATCGGTACACCATACATAGACATATCTCCACCGATATAGCTTAAATCATATCCATATTTAACCATACAACCTACTCCC contains:
- a CDS encoding ABC transporter ATP-binding protein gives rise to the protein MALLELKKVKKIYQQGKIKVPALRGVDLIVEEGEFSTIFGPSGSGKTTLLNMIGCLDTPTEGEIRLNGNKVSDLSRKALAMTRRFNIGFVFQSYNLIPVLTAYENVEFAIRLIDHTSELKIKERVLKILEEVGLKGLENRRPNELSGGEKQRVAIARALVKEPKLVLADEPTANLDSKNAADVVKIMVKMNKELGTTFIFSTHDPMVMEYARRYINLKDGMISDDERRE